The sequence GGGCCGCACGGTGACGGGGGAGCCGGTCACCGTGCACGGCACGGGCTTCTTCGCCCGGTGCCTGCAGCACGAGTGCGACCACCTGGAGGGCAAGGTGTACGCCGACCGCCTCGCGGGGTGGCGCAAGCGCAGACTGCTGAGGCAGATCGGCCGGGCCTCATGGAGCGGCTAGGCTCTGTCGTCAAAACCTAGGCCCTGCCGGGCGGACGACGGGACTTCGACGACAGGGCCTGGGCGGGGCCGCCTAGAATCCCGGGCCGCCCATCTTGTCCCCCGCGGCGGCGAGCCGCCCCCACAGCAGATCCGCGAGCGAGCGCACCAACTCGCTCCGGGAGCAGGGGCGTTCCCCCAGCCACCAGTCACCCGCGGCATGCATCATCCCGACGATCCCGTGCCCCCACACCCGCGCGAGCTGCTGGCTCCCGGGCCCGAGGTCGACCCGCTCCTCGATCACCTGGGCCAGCTCCTCGCCCATCCTGCGGAGCAGCGGCGCGCTGTGCTTGCCGACGTCGAAGCCCTGGTCGCCCCCACTGCTCCCCTCGGCGGGGTGCATCAGGAACCGGTACACCTGGGGGCGTGCCTCGATCGCCGCGAGATAGGTGTCCAGCGTGGACTCGACCCGCTCCCGCCGGTCGGCGGGAGCGTCCAGAGCGGCGCGCAGCGAGTCGAGCAGCGCGTCCGTGTGCCGCTTCGCCAGGGCGGCGTATAGGCCTCCCTTGTCGCCGAAGTGGCGGTACAGGATCGGCTTCGTGATCCCGGCCTCCGCCGCGATCGCGTTCATCGACGCCTGCGGGCCGTCGCGCAGCACCACCCGGTCGGCGGCCTCCAGCAGCTCGCGCCGTCGGCGGTCGGCGGACCGCTGCTGCTCGGTCCGCTGTGTGGTGTCCATGTGATCTCCCCACCCGTGCTGATTCGGTGACGCCTGCGCAAACTAACACTGACTGCGCCCCTGACATCGAACGGGATGCCGAGGCGTCCTCGCCGGTTGACTTTTCCTACCCGTCGGTAACAGACTCGGGTTACCGCTAGTAACATCGCACCGCCGCCGCTGGAGGGGACATGGCCGAGTTCACCATGGAGCTGAACGACGAACAGAAGGAAGTCCGGGACTGGCTCCATGGCTTCGCCGCCGACGTGATCCGCCCCGCGGCCGCCGAGTGGGACGAGCGCGAGGAGACTCCCTGGCCGGTGATCCAGGAGGCCGCGAAGGTCGGCATCTACTCCCTCGACTTCTACGCGCAGCAGTACTTCGACGCCACCGGGCTCGGTATCCCGATGGCCATGGAGGAGCTGTTCTGGGGCGACGCGGGCATCGCCCTGTCCATTGTGGGCACCGGCCTCGCCGCCGTGGGCGTACTCGCCAACGGAACCGAGGAGCAGATCGGCACCTGGATCCCGCAGATGTACGGCGACCCGAACGATGTCAAGGTCGCCGCGTTCTGCTCCTCCGAGCCCGACGCCGGCTCCGACGTGGCCTCCATGCGCACACGTGCCGTGTACGACGAGGCCAAGGACGAGTGGGTGATCAACGGCACGAAGACCTGGGCGACCAACGGCGGCATCGCGAACGTCCATGTCGTCGTCGCCAGCGTCGACGCGGAGCTGGGCTCCAAGGGCCACGCCTCCTTCATCGTCCCGCCGGGCACCCCGGGCCTCGCGCAGGGCCAGAAGTTCAAGAAGCACGGCATCCGCGCCTCGCACACCGCCGAGGTCGTCCTCGACAACGTCCGCGTTCCCGGCTCCTGCCTGCTGGGCGGCAAGGAGAAGCTGGACGAGCGGCTGGCCCGGGCGCGGGAGAAGGCCCGGCAGGGCGGTGAGCGCGTCAAGAACGCGGCGATGGCCACGTTCGAGGCGTCCCGCCCGGCGGTCGGCGCCATGGCGGTCGGCACCGCCCGGGCCGCGTACGAGGTCGCCCTCGACTACGCCAGGACCCGGGAGCAGTTCGGCCGGCCCATCATCGACAACCAGGGCGTGGCCTTCCAGCTCGCGGACATGCGGACGCAGGTCGACGCGGCCCGGCTGCTCGTGTGGCGGGCGTCGTGGATGGCGGTCAACGGCAAGCCGTTCACCGCCGCCGAAGGGTCCATGTCCAAGCTCTTCGCCAGCGAGACCGCGAAGAAGGTGACCGCACAGGCGATCCAGATCCTCGGCGGTAACGGCTACACCCGGGAGTACCCGGTCGAGCGCATGCACCGGGACAGCGCGATCTACACGATCTTCGAGGGCACGAGCGAGATCCAGCGGCTGGTGATCGCCCGCACCCTCTCGGGCATGCCCATCCGCTAACGATGCCTGAGCGGCGTCAGCTGCTCGATGTCGTACTTCGCCCTCAGGGCCTCGATCGCTTCCTGGTCGGGTGGGCCGCCGTTGCCCAGGATCTCCAGCAGCTCCTCGAAGTAGCGCTCGTGGTCCGGTGGGGGAGAGGCCTGGAAGAACATCTTCGCCGGGGTGTCCGTCGGGTTAGCGAACGCGTGCGGACATCCCGGTGGTACGACGATCACCGTGCCCGGTGTCGCCCGGACCACCCTGCGGCCCGAACCGGACTCCCACTTCGCCCAGTTGTCGGGTGTGCGGATGCGGGGCTCGAAGGCGAGGACGTCGAGTTCGCCCTCCAGGACGTAGAACAACTCCTCGCTGCGCGTGTGCACATGGGCGCCCACGTCGAAGCCCGGCGGGACCTCCACCTCGAAGGTGGAGGCCATCCGCGAGTGCGTGCCGGTGACCTTGAACGTCACACGCTGGGCCGGTGTCTCGACGACACGGCCGTGGCCCGGCGGCACGTACAGGCCCTCCGTCACTCCCTGCGTCCAGGTCATGGGCGGGTCACCAGGTCACCGGCACGGCTTCGGGACCCCGGATCAGCGCGCCCTTCTTGAAGGGCACCTGCTGCGGCGGCACGGCCAGGCGCAGGCCCGGCACCCGGTCCAGCAGGGTGTCCACCAGCAACTCCTGCTCCAGCCGGGCCAGCTGGCCGCCGGGGCAGTAGTGCGGGCCGAAGCCGAAGGAGACATGGGGGTTGGGACTGCGGGAGAAGTCGATGGTCTCCGGGTCGGGGAAGACCTCCGGGTCGCGGTTGGCGGCCAGGTAGGAGACGTACACCGGATCGCCCGCGCGGATCCGCGTGCCCCGGATCTCCACGTCCGCCATGGCGATGCGGGACAGTCCGACCGCGTTGCGGTGCGGGATGTAGCGCAGGAGTTCGTCGATCGCCCGGGGGCGGATCTCCGGACGCTCGCGCAGCACGTCCACCAGGTCGGGCCGGGTCAGCAGCAGGTAGAACATCTGGCCGCTGTTGTTGGTGACCGCCTCGCCGCCGATCTGCAGGAGGACGGCGAGCCCCACGGCCTCGCCCAGGGTGACCTCGCCGCGGCCCACGGCGGCGCCGAGCAGCGAGGTCACGTCCTCGGCCGTGCTGTTCTCGCGCAGCCCGATCAGGTCGGAGAAGTAGGCGGCCATCTCCCGCTTGGCCTTCTCGCTGACCTCCTTGCCGTGCGAGGAGGACAGGATCCGCTGCGTCCAGGTGTGCATGGTGTGCCGGTCGGCGGCGGGGACACCCATCATCTCGCAGATCACCGCGATCGGGAACGGGCTGAGGATCGTGGCCGTCAGATCGGCGGGCGGGCCGTCCTGGAGGAGTTCGTCGACCAGCTCGTCCAGCATGGTGCGCGCCCGGTCCCGCACCCGCTCCACGCCCTTCGCGGTGAACGCGGCGGCCACCGAGCGGCGCAGCCGCGTGTGGTCGGGCGGATCGAGGAAGCCGACCGCGCCCGGGTCCGGGATGAAGTGCGGGGCCAGCCGGGTGACCGGCTTGTCCATGACGGCCTCGCGGCTGAAGCGGGCGTCGTTGGTCACCATGCGCACGTCGTCGTACCGGGTCACCAGCCATGCCCAGCCCTCGCCGTTGGGCAGCTGGATGCGGGTGACCGGTCCCTCGCGCATCAGCTCTCTCAGCACCGGGTCGAAGTCCGTCCCGGTCAGATCGAGCGCCGGCCAGTGCCGGATCGGGGGCAGTGTCTCGGTGAGCGTCTCTTCCGTCATGCCGTACTCATGCCGTTTCTCGGTCGAAGCCGCGCCAGCGGCCCAGCGCCATTTCCGCGGTGATGCCGGGCCCGAACCCGGCGAGGAGCCCGCGCGCCCGGTGCTCGGCGCCGCCCTCGTCGAACATCCGGCGCAGCGCGTCCAGCACGACGCCGGAGGCGATGTTGCCGTACTCGGTGAGGGTGGCCCGGCTGAACCGGAACGCGTGCGGGTCGACCTGGAGGAACTTGCTCAGGTCGTCGAGGATGCGCGGCCCGCCCGCGTGGACGATGTAGAAGTCCAGGTCGGACGCGTCCCAGCCGTGCATGCCGGCGAGATCCTGCAACGCCGGGGCCAGCGGTTCCATGGTGGCCGGCACCCGCTTGTCGAGCAGGAAGTGGAAGCCGGTCGCCCGGACGTCGTACATGATCCACTCTTCGGTCTTCGGGATCAGGTACGAGCCGTTGCGCTCCAGCTCGATGCCGGTACCGCCCTTGCCGCGGACCACGGCGGCGGCTATGCCGTCACCGAACAGGCCGTTGGACAGCAGCGAGCCGACGCCGAGGTCGGTGGGCTGGTAGCACAGCGAGCAGAACTCGCAGGCCACGATCAGCGCGTTGGCCTCGGGGTAGGCCGCGCAGAAGTCGTGGGCCCGGTTGATCGCCGCGCCGCCGGCCGCACAGCCCAGCTGGGCTATGGGGAGCTGCCGGGTGGTGGAGTCGAAGTCCATCTCGTTGATCAGCCACGCCGTGAGCGAGGGCATCATGAAGCCCGTGCACGAGACGTAGATGATCACGTCGATGTCGGTGGTGAGGAGTTCGGCATCGTCGAGCGCCCGCTGTATCACCGCGGGGACCCTGGCCTTGGCCTCGGCCTCGTAGAGCTTGTTGCGCTCCTCGAAGCCGGGGTGCCGCAGGGTTTCCTCGATGGGCTGCACGATGTGCCGGGTCTTGACGCCGGTGTTCTCGATCAGCCGGAGTGCGAGCGGGAGTTGAGGGTGGTCCGCGTGACGGGAACGCGCCAGCTCCAGCGTCTCCTCCATCGTGATCACGTGTTCCGGAACCGACACTGCCGGTCTGCACAAAGTCGCCATGAACCGTGCCTGCTTTCAGCCTTCCGGAAGGCCTTCGCCCGCCGGTCAGAAGGTGGTTCACCTCAGGAGGTGGTCCACCCACGATCACCCGTCAGGGCGGCGTTCTCTCGCCGGACTACTCCAGACTGGGGACACCGTGCCAGGGTCGGAGGAGAAACCCGCACGTCCGCGCGAGGGAGAGCACCATGACGGCCACGGCCAGGGATCTGCTCGAGACGACCACCGGGGCGCTCGCCCCGGACCCCGCCGCCAACCCCTTCGTCCCGCTCGTCGAGCGCGGCGAGGCGCCTGTGGAGGCCCTGGCCCGGCTCGCCCTGGAACAGCAGTGGGTGATCCCGGCCGACCGCCGCGCCTTCCGGCACCTGGCCCCAGCGCGCCGACCCGGCCGCCGCGGCCTACTTCACGACCCTGGCGACGGGCGAGGAGCTGGCCGCACGGCATCTGACGGCCTTCGCGCGGGCCTGCGGCGTCACCGACGAGCGCTCACGCGCACACGTCCCCCTGGCCGGCTGCCAGGCCTACCCCGCCTACGTCTCCTGGCTGGCCCTCAACGCGTCCCCCACGGACACCGTCCTCGCCCTGACGGCCAACTTCTCGGCCTGGGGTGGCTACTGCGCCCGCATCGCGGCGGGCCTGCGCACCCACTACGGCTTCGAGGACGAGTCCTGCGCGTTCCTCGACTTCTTCGCCGCACCCGCCCCCGACCTGGACGCACAGGCGACGGCGGCGGTACAGGCGGGCCTGGACAGCGGTGCTCTGGACATGGAGACGGCGCACACCTACGGAGCGCTGCTGCAAAGGTACGAGAGCATGTTCTGGGCAGCGCTGAG comes from Streptomyces sp. FXJ1.172 and encodes:
- a CDS encoding TetR family transcriptional regulator — protein: MDTTQRTEQQRSADRRRRELLEAADRVVLRDGPQASMNAIAAEAGITKPILYRHFGDKGGLYAALAKRHTDALLDSLRAALDAPADRRERVESTLDTYLAAIEARPQVYRFLMHPAEGSSGGDQGFDVGKHSAPLLRRMGEELAQVIEERVDLGPGSQQLARVWGHGIVGMMHAAGDWWLGERPCSRSELVRSLADLLWGRLAAAGDKMGGPGF
- a CDS encoding acyl-CoA dehydrogenase family protein; protein product: MAEFTMELNDEQKEVRDWLHGFAADVIRPAAAEWDEREETPWPVIQEAAKVGIYSLDFYAQQYFDATGLGIPMAMEELFWGDAGIALSIVGTGLAAVGVLANGTEEQIGTWIPQMYGDPNDVKVAAFCSSEPDAGSDVASMRTRAVYDEAKDEWVINGTKTWATNGGIANVHVVVASVDAELGSKGHASFIVPPGTPGLAQGQKFKKHGIRASHTAEVVLDNVRVPGSCLLGGKEKLDERLARAREKARQGGERVKNAAMATFEASRPAVGAMAVGTARAAYEVALDYARTREQFGRPIIDNQGVAFQLADMRTQVDAARLLVWRASWMAVNGKPFTAAEGSMSKLFASETAKKVTAQAIQILGGNGYTREYPVERMHRDSAIYTIFEGTSEIQRLVIARTLSGMPIR
- a CDS encoding cupin domain-containing protein, whose amino-acid sequence is MTWTQGVTEGLYVPPGHGRVVETPAQRVTFKVTGTHSRMASTFEVEVPPGFDVGAHVHTRSEELFYVLEGELDVLAFEPRIRTPDNWAKWESGSGRRVVRATPGTVIVVPPGCPHAFANPTDTPAKMFFQASPPPDHERYFEELLEILGNGGPPDQEAIEALRAKYDIEQLTPLRHR
- a CDS encoding cytochrome P450; translated protein: MTEETLTETLPPIRHWPALDLTGTDFDPVLRELMREGPVTRIQLPNGEGWAWLVTRYDDVRMVTNDARFSREAVMDKPVTRLAPHFIPDPGAVGFLDPPDHTRLRRSVAAAFTAKGVERVRDRARTMLDELVDELLQDGPPADLTATILSPFPIAVICEMMGVPAADRHTMHTWTQRILSSSHGKEVSEKAKREMAAYFSDLIGLRENSTAEDVTSLLGAAVGRGEVTLGEAVGLAVLLQIGGEAVTNNSGQMFYLLLTRPDLVDVLRERPEIRPRAIDELLRYIPHRNAVGLSRIAMADVEIRGTRIRAGDPVYVSYLAANRDPEVFPDPETIDFSRSPNPHVSFGFGPHYCPGGQLARLEQELLVDTLLDRVPGLRLAVPPQQVPFKKGALIRGPEAVPVTW
- a CDS encoding type III polyketide synthase, which produces MATLCRPAVSVPEHVITMEETLELARSRHADHPQLPLALRLIENTGVKTRHIVQPIEETLRHPGFEERNKLYEAEAKARVPAVIQRALDDAELLTTDIDVIIYVSCTGFMMPSLTAWLINEMDFDSTTRQLPIAQLGCAAGGAAINRAHDFCAAYPEANALIVACEFCSLCYQPTDLGVGSLLSNGLFGDGIAAAVVRGKGGTGIELERNGSYLIPKTEEWIMYDVRATGFHFLLDKRVPATMEPLAPALQDLAGMHGWDASDLDFYIVHAGGPRILDDLSKFLQVDPHAFRFSRATLTEYGNIASGVVLDALRRMFDEGGAEHRARGLLAGFGPGITAEMALGRWRGFDRETA